The following coding sequences lie in one Ostrea edulis chromosome 8, xbOstEdul1.1, whole genome shotgun sequence genomic window:
- the LOC125662390 gene encoding uncharacterized protein LOC125662390: MLFRVVYGLIFLAASIQLSLQPNRKCKCKVGILKEVLVIPRNKCEFVEFTKNLTCQCDCSDGEEQTYLHYVPSSTANKTYIMCEYKQLVFGECLEYNEGGEKMQSNNELCTEHACSPCKSTYKSTESYLYPQCFKFGGLLTEKEKAAKDDCTGSKETHLYALLPITLILGFFIGHYWKDWKTKCVSFFNKRSEYRLCPSDESIKSRSVYLPFNESNTQTSVEVPLNESNTLTSVDLPPDESNTMTSVDLPLNESNTQTSVDLPPDESNTLTSVDLPPDESKKSRIDGVPPDETNMSSIADSQLTTSDMTLVQKYDLNDMDEDTSFIITIDKL, translated from the coding sequence ATGTTATTTAGAGTGGTGTATGGACTGATTTTCCTTGCTGCCAGCATTCAGCTGTCCTTGCAGCCAAACAGAAAATGTAAATGCAAAGTAGGAATCTTAAAAGAAGTGCTAGTAATACCTAGGAATAAATGTGAATTTGTGGAGTTTACTAAAAACCTAACTTGTCAGTGTGACTGTTCTGATGGTGAAGAGCAAACATACCTCCATTATGTTCCCAGTAGCACTGCCAATAAAACTTACATTATGTGTGAGTATAAACAACTTGTATTTGGAGAATGTTTAGAGTATAATGAAGGGGGGGAAAAAATGCAATCCAACAATGAACTATGTACAGAACACGCATGTTCTCCCTGCAAATCAACCTATAAGTCAACAGAGAGTTATCTATAtcctcaatgttttaaatttggaGGCTTGCTAACAGAAAAGGAAAAGGCAGCAAAGGATGATTGTACAGGGAGCAAAGAAACACACTTGTATGCATTGTTACCTATTACTTTAATTTTGGGATTTTTCATTGGTCATTATTGGAAAGACTGGAAAACTAAGTGTGTAAGCTTTTTCAACAAGAGAAGTGAATACAGACTGTGTCCATCTGACGAATCAATCAAGTCGAGAAGTGTATACTTACCATTTAATGAATCAAACACACAGACCAGTGTTGAGGTGCCACTTAATGAATCAAACACACTAACCAGTGTTGACTTGCCTCCTGATGAATCAAACACAATGACCAGTGTTGACTTGCCACTTAATGAATCAAACACACAGACCAGTGTTGACCTGCCTCCTGATGAATCAAACACACTAACCAGTGTTGACTTGCCTCCTGATGAATCAAAGAAGTCAAGAATTGATGGCGTTCCGCCGGATGAAACAAACATGTCAAGTATTGCTGACTCTCAACTTACTACATCCGACATGACACTCGTTCAAAAATATGACTTGAATGACATGGATGAAGATACTTCTTTTATAATTACAATTGATAAATTATAA
- the LOC125662639 gene encoding uncharacterized protein LOC125662639 has translation MANRYFALTVVQLKKELACRNATTQGRKIDLVRRLEAYDRNANFQQPPVLLPDPLDVNWPTTGFQQLNSEHRKLLPSITREQIEAYFLHRLAGDNEAACDIKAVKNGELLYQSERVLACSVIIENDVFFTGIVSAAMKNKVTYSYKLRLEKESGDVLNMLENFIENGEVAVQKSCTENLMMFNKPKASHKGSPVKVEKITIGKRKSAVHLDDPRPEKFRNVEGMQDRVRNLLINYTSNTSEDIAFRYLYERADLKSSIHDHHYLSLPFTEYWVDKALQVTESEVASIEKETRGQSTNKRWFAERMWRITASNFGQISRMTDRRNKQKLCKSLISIKSLTTPAVTHGKSYEKKAIKKFEDNHNIRVHENGLFIC, from the exons atggcgaACCGCTATTTCGCACTGACGGTGGTGCAGTTGAAGAAGGAGCTTGCCTGTAGAAACGCCACGACGCAAGGAAGGAAGATAGATTTAGTTAGACG ATTAGAAGCATATGACAGAAATGCCAATTTCCAGCAGCCACCTGTTCTGTTACCAGATCCTTTGGACGTAAACTGGCCTACAACAGGATTCCAACAACTCAATTCAGAGCACAGGAAATTACTACCTTCCATTACAAGGGAACAGATAGAAGCCTATTTTCTCCATAGACTTGCTG gagataatgaAGCGGCATGTGATATCAAGGCAGTTAAGAATGGGGAACTATTGTACCAATCCGAGAGAGTTTTGGCATGCTCAGTTATCATTGAAAATGATGTATTTTTTACTGGAATAGTCAGTGCAGCCATGAAAAATAAG GTCACATACAGCTATAAACTAAGGCTGGAGAAAGAATCTGGAGATGTGCTAAACATgcttgaaaattttattgagaATGGTGAAGTGGCGGTGCAGAAATCATGTACAGAAAATTTGATGATGTTCAACAAGCCAAAGGCATCCCATAAAG GATCTCCAGTCaaagttgaaaaaattacaattgGGAAGAGAAAATCAGCGGTTCATTTGGATGACCCACGACCAGAAAAGTTTAGGAATGTAGAGGGCATGCAAGACCGGGTCAGAAACCTATTAATCAACTATACATCAAATACTTCTGAAGACATTGCATTTCGTTATCTTTATGAGAGAGCAGATTTGAAG TCTTCAATTCATGACCACCACTACTTATCACTGCCTTTCACAGAATACTGGGTGGATAAAGCATTACAG GTAACTGAATCAGAGGTGGcaagtattgaaaaagaaaCAAGGGGACAATCTACAAATAAGAGATGGTTTGCAGAGAGAATGTGGAGAATCACAGCATCAAATTTTGGGCAGATTTCAAGAATGACAGACAGACGTAACAAACAGAAGCTTTGTAAATCATTGATATCTATCAAGAGCCTCACCACCCCCGCAGTCACTCAtggaaaatcatatgaaaaaaaagcaatcaaaaagtttgaagataACCACAACATAAGAGTTCATGAGAATGGTTTATTCATTTGTTAA